In Gemmata obscuriglobus, a single genomic region encodes these proteins:
- a CDS encoding CPBP family intramembrane glutamic endopeptidase, which produces MQIDLSEVVRMVTAGALVAAGAVPVGLVAYAFRPRSEALLPRWKPFPVPWSGFEVTVIFLAIVFVIPPTALQLLDSGGFFQFVYGDGFPPLRAKDLPAEQKAEAWTLRGLWAGLFALPIVLGLLALVRYSLHARWRPAANGSVPSKITLAVAAWLLVTPAVLLLNAVVNAVAVSIGVPPETHSLTKLGERPPLDQILLALGACVVAPLSEEVLFRGIILWWGMGRIRFPGLGVKPVTGIRPWLVILVAGLVTAAGPGGESLGGKWQAVTFAAVLVVGLAVLYRVKRTGIRRAGAVYATAAFFALVHPTWPNPIALFALGLALGYLAARTNGLLVPVLVHSLFNAVSVVYVLRG; this is translated from the coding sequence GTGCAGATCGATCTGTCGGAAGTGGTGCGTATGGTAACGGCCGGCGCACTGGTCGCGGCCGGCGCGGTGCCGGTCGGTTTGGTGGCATACGCGTTCCGCCCCCGAAGCGAAGCGCTCCTCCCGCGCTGGAAACCCTTTCCGGTCCCGTGGAGCGGGTTCGAGGTGACCGTCATATTCCTGGCGATCGTCTTCGTAATACCGCCCACAGCTCTTCAGTTGCTCGACAGCGGCGGGTTCTTCCAGTTCGTGTACGGAGACGGGTTCCCGCCACTCAGGGCGAAGGATCTGCCGGCCGAACAGAAGGCCGAAGCGTGGACGCTGCGCGGGTTGTGGGCAGGCCTGTTCGCCCTCCCAATCGTTCTCGGGCTCCTTGCACTCGTGCGTTACTCGCTCCACGCGCGCTGGCGCCCCGCTGCCAACGGAAGCGTACCGAGCAAAATCACGCTGGCGGTCGCCGCGTGGCTCCTGGTCACCCCCGCCGTGCTGTTGTTGAACGCGGTCGTGAACGCGGTCGCGGTTTCCATCGGCGTGCCCCCCGAAACGCACTCGCTGACCAAACTGGGAGAGCGTCCGCCGCTCGATCAGATTCTGCTCGCGCTGGGGGCGTGTGTGGTCGCGCCGCTGAGCGAGGAGGTGCTGTTCCGCGGGATCATACTGTGGTGGGGCATGGGCCGAATCCGCTTCCCGGGGCTGGGCGTGAAGCCGGTGACGGGAATCCGCCCCTGGCTCGTGATCCTCGTGGCCGGGCTGGTCACCGCGGCCGGACCGGGCGGGGAATCGCTTGGCGGGAAGTGGCAGGCGGTGACGTTCGCGGCGGTGCTGGTGGTGGGGTTGGCCGTGCTGTACCGGGTCAAACGGACCGGGATACGGCGGGCGGGCGCGGTGTACGCAACGGCCGCGTTTTTCGCACTGGTCCACCCGACATGGCCCAACCCGATCGCGCTGTTCGCGCTCGGGCTGGCGCTCGGCTACCTCGCCGCCCGCACCAACGGGCTGCTCGTGCCGGTACTCGTCCACTCGCTGTTTAACGCGGTGTCCGTGGTGTACGTACTCCGCGGGTAA
- a CDS encoding DUF4139 domain-containing protein, with product MSKAKWLLWAAPVAGAVGLGVCVDQWLSAAGEAKQDLKPAVTLPISRVVLFNSGVGYFSRSGEVEGDARVDLTFPEGDVNDLLKSMVLEDFSTTGRVSAVSYDSREPIARTLSSFAINLTGSPTLAGILGQLRGERVEVAVSATAANQPGKLSGTIVGIEKQRVPAGTQVLDAEVLNLWCAEGLRAVKLGDVQTLRFSNPVIESEFRRALDVLALSHDSQKKAVSLHFAGDGRRRVQVGYVTEAPIWKTSYRLLLDAGNKEKPYLQGWAMVENPTDEDWAGVKMALVSGRPISFKMDLYNPLYVNRPTVEPELFASLRPVTYSGGFKDSNGLAYNGPADAKAAKPMIAAAPAAPPGSGGFGGGGFGGPGGGPESRMRLADTDEKRDAADRKRYANDFGRELASKMNQGVVGNAATSGALGDFFQYTIDHPVTLPRQKSALLPIVGKEVEGARVSIYNPAVQAKHPLLGLRFKNTSGAHLNQGPVTVFEGSVYAGDTRVLDVQPNEERLVSYAIDLGTEVDPTAGAGKQQITRVKAVKGIVHTVTQVTEEKTYRIANRSATDRTVLIEHPNRTAQQVKLVDTPKPVDDTPEVLRFQAPVAAGRTTTFTVKEQRDVATTIALSNGAEDQIRYFLSLNEATPALKKKLAEALQIKDGWDGAARELRQVQEELRRLTADQDRIRKNLRETPREAEVYATYLKKLSDQEKEIDALTAKEKQHTAAEFAARKKYEDYLANISD from the coding sequence ATGTCTAAGGCGAAATGGCTGCTGTGGGCGGCGCCGGTGGCGGGCGCGGTGGGGCTGGGCGTGTGCGTGGACCAGTGGCTCAGCGCCGCCGGCGAGGCGAAGCAGGACTTGAAGCCGGCGGTGACGCTGCCGATCAGCCGGGTGGTGCTGTTCAACAGCGGGGTCGGGTACTTCTCGCGATCCGGCGAGGTGGAGGGTGACGCGCGGGTGGACCTGACGTTCCCGGAAGGGGACGTGAACGACCTGCTCAAGAGCATGGTGCTGGAGGACTTCAGCACCACCGGGCGGGTGAGCGCGGTGAGCTACGACAGCCGGGAGCCGATCGCCCGCACCCTGTCCAGCTTCGCCATCAACCTGACCGGGAGCCCGACGCTGGCGGGGATCCTGGGGCAGTTGCGCGGTGAGCGGGTGGAGGTGGCGGTGAGCGCCACCGCGGCGAACCAGCCGGGCAAGCTGTCCGGCACCATCGTGGGGATCGAGAAGCAGCGGGTGCCGGCGGGCACCCAGGTGCTCGACGCCGAGGTGCTGAACCTGTGGTGCGCGGAGGGGCTGCGGGCGGTGAAGCTGGGGGACGTGCAGACGCTGCGGTTCAGCAACCCGGTGATCGAGTCCGAGTTCCGCCGGGCGCTGGACGTGCTGGCGCTGTCGCACGACAGCCAGAAGAAGGCGGTGAGCCTGCACTTCGCGGGGGACGGGCGGCGGCGGGTGCAGGTGGGGTACGTGACCGAGGCCCCGATCTGGAAGACCAGCTACCGGCTCTTGCTGGACGCGGGCAACAAGGAGAAGCCGTACCTGCAGGGCTGGGCCATGGTGGAGAACCCGACCGACGAGGACTGGGCCGGGGTCAAGATGGCGCTCGTGTCGGGGCGCCCCATCAGCTTCAAGATGGACCTGTACAACCCGCTGTACGTCAACCGCCCCACCGTCGAGCCCGAGCTGTTCGCCTCGCTCCGGCCCGTTACGTACTCCGGCGGGTTCAAGGATAGCAACGGCCTCGCGTACAACGGCCCCGCGGATGCCAAGGCTGCCAAGCCGATGATCGCAGCCGCTCCGGCGGCCCCGCCCGGTTCCGGCGGGTTCGGTGGCGGTGGGTTCGGTGGTCCGGGCGGTGGACCTGAAAGCCGAATGCGACTGGCCGACACCGACGAAAAACGAGATGCCGCCGACCGCAAGCGATACGCCAACGACTTCGGCCGCGAACTCGCGAGCAAAATGAACCAGGGAGTGGTGGGCAACGCGGCCACGTCGGGCGCGCTGGGGGACTTCTTCCAGTACACGATCGACCACCCGGTGACGCTGCCGCGGCAGAAGAGCGCGCTGCTGCCGATCGTGGGCAAGGAGGTGGAGGGCGCGCGGGTGAGCATCTACAACCCGGCGGTGCAGGCCAAGCACCCGCTCCTGGGGCTGCGGTTCAAGAACACGTCGGGGGCGCACCTGAACCAGGGGCCGGTGACGGTGTTCGAGGGGAGCGTGTACGCGGGCGACACCCGGGTGCTGGACGTGCAGCCGAACGAGGAGCGGCTGGTGTCCTACGCCATCGACCTGGGCACCGAGGTGGACCCCACGGCCGGGGCCGGCAAGCAGCAGATCACCCGCGTCAAGGCGGTCAAGGGGATCGTCCACACGGTCACCCAGGTGACCGAGGAGAAGACGTACCGGATCGCCAACCGCAGCGCCACCGACCGCACCGTGCTGATCGAGCACCCGAACCGCACGGCCCAGCAGGTGAAGCTGGTGGACACCCCCAAGCCGGTCGACGACACCCCCGAGGTGCTCCGGTTCCAGGCCCCCGTGGCCGCCGGGCGGACGACCACGTTCACCGTCAAGGAGCAGCGCGACGTTGCCACCACCATCGCGCTGAGCAACGGGGCCGAGGACCAGATCCGGTACTTCTTGAGCCTCAACGAGGCCACCCCGGCGCTCAAGAAGAAGCTGGCCGAGGCGCTGCAGATCAAGGACGGGTGGGACGGGGCGGCGCGGGAGCTGCGGCAGGTGCAGGAGGAGTTGCGGCGGCTCACCGCGGACCAGGACCGGATTCGCAAGAACCTGCGCGAGACCCCGCGGGAGGCCGAGGTGTACGCCACGTACCTGAAGAAGCTGTCCGACCAGGAGAAGGAGATCGACGCGCTGACCGCCAAGGAGAAGCAGCACACCGCCGCCGAGTTCGCCGCCCGCAAGAAGTACGAGGACTACCTCGCCAACATCTCCGACTGA
- a CDS encoding glycosyltransferase family 4 protein — translation MRRLNIAVLDEELPFPLTSGKRIRTFNLLARLAPRHNVTVLCHRNPDRDEALAAEEAFRDAGIETVVVDRAVPSKSGPGFYARLAGNLLSPLPYSVSTHTSPALAEAARAFDAERDVDVWHCEWTPYAQVLRAALGPKMESARWTVMAHNVESLIWRRYAETAENPMKRWYIRQQLRKFERFERWAYAAATTAVAVSREDAALMRAEFGGRRVRVVENGVDVAYFRPQRDVERTPAQMLFMGSLDWRPNQDAAAQLLTHILPAVRAEVPHATAVLVGRRPPEWLRALAADTPGAELHADVPDVRPFLARCEFLTVPLRIGGGSRLKILEALAAGTPVVSTRVGAEGLELEPNRDLLVAETPEGMVNATLAAIRAGDQLQDTAESGRQRVLARYSWDLLAERLDDVWTSAVRQPAYVGS, via the coding sequence ATGCGCCGACTGAACATCGCCGTTCTCGACGAAGAACTACCGTTCCCGCTCACGTCCGGGAAACGGATCCGAACCTTCAACCTGCTCGCACGGCTCGCCCCACGCCACAACGTGACGGTGCTGTGCCACCGCAACCCCGACCGCGACGAGGCGCTGGCCGCGGAAGAAGCGTTCCGCGACGCGGGCATCGAAACCGTCGTCGTGGACCGCGCGGTCCCGTCGAAGTCCGGCCCGGGGTTCTACGCGCGGCTCGCGGGCAACTTGCTCTCCCCCCTGCCCTACTCCGTCAGCACGCACACCTCGCCCGCGCTCGCGGAAGCGGCCCGCGCGTTCGACGCGGAGCGAGACGTTGACGTGTGGCACTGCGAGTGGACCCCGTACGCCCAGGTGCTGCGCGCCGCCCTCGGCCCGAAGATGGAATCGGCCCGGTGGACCGTGATGGCCCACAACGTCGAATCGCTCATCTGGCGGCGGTACGCCGAAACCGCCGAGAACCCGATGAAGCGGTGGTACATCCGCCAGCAGTTGCGGAAGTTCGAGCGGTTCGAGCGGTGGGCCTACGCCGCCGCCACGACCGCCGTCGCGGTCAGCCGCGAGGACGCCGCACTCATGCGCGCGGAGTTCGGCGGTAGGCGGGTGCGGGTGGTGGAGAACGGCGTCGATGTCGCGTACTTCCGACCGCAGCGCGACGTCGAGCGCACCCCGGCACAGATGCTCTTCATGGGGAGCCTCGACTGGCGCCCCAACCAGGACGCCGCGGCCCAGTTGCTCACACACATCCTGCCGGCGGTCCGGGCGGAAGTGCCGCACGCGACGGCCGTTCTCGTGGGCCGGCGCCCGCCCGAATGGCTCCGGGCGCTGGCGGCCGACACGCCCGGGGCGGAACTGCACGCGGACGTTCCCGACGTGCGGCCCTTCCTCGCCCGGTGCGAGTTCCTCACCGTCCCGCTGCGGATCGGCGGGGGGTCGCGGCTCAAAATCCTCGAGGCGCTGGCCGCGGGCACGCCCGTCGTCAGCACCCGCGTCGGAGCGGAGGGGTTGGAACTCGAACCGAATCGCGACCTGCTCGTCGCGGAAACGCCAGAAGGAATGGTGAACGCGACGCTTGCCGCGATCCGCGCCGGTGACCAACTCCAGGACACCGCCGAGAGCGGTCGGCAGCGGGTGCTGGCGCGTTACTCGTGGGATTTGCTCGCCGAGCGGCTGGACGATGTCTGGACTTCGGCCGTCCGCCAGCCCGCCTACGTTGGGTCATAA
- a CDS encoding putative quinol monooxygenase yields MLRALMFAAPFTLLLAAGTRTNAADEELPIVKMLKSKLKDEKKTFAILVTFKVKAGNEKKFEEAFVPCLAATRKEAGCVAYVLNRDTEDPTTYIMYESFKGIPGIEAHMKEKHTQTLLATVVPMCDGEPKIKVLTVPE; encoded by the coding sequence ATGCTGCGCGCCTTGATGTTTGCGGCCCCCTTTACGCTTCTTCTCGCTGCCGGCACCCGCACGAACGCGGCCGACGAAGAGCTTCCCATCGTGAAGATGCTCAAGTCGAAGCTGAAGGACGAGAAGAAGACGTTTGCGATCCTGGTGACCTTCAAGGTCAAGGCCGGGAACGAGAAGAAGTTCGAAGAGGCGTTCGTTCCGTGCCTGGCCGCCACGCGCAAAGAGGCGGGGTGCGTGGCTTATGTTCTGAACCGCGATACGGAAGACCCGACCACGTACATCATGTACGAGAGCTTCAAGGGCATTCCCGGGATCGAAGCGCACATGAAGGAGAAGCACACGCAAACGCTTCTCGCGACGGTCGTGCCGATGTGCGACGGCGAACCGAAGATCAAAGTGCTGACCGTGCCGGAGTAA
- the recN gene encoding DNA repair protein RecN yields MLREVSVQNLALIEDVRVELHAGFCAWTGETGAGKSLLLGALGLLLGERGSADLIRTGADELRVTGRFELTRPEQREAASQALQTAVEEDDLILTRRLSRSGRSSALVNDVPVAVSTLRRIGEMLVDVHGQRESYSLLQPAYQLELLDAFGRLTDLRKKYLEKAEKVRELRSQFKNLADARAARQRELALVRFEREDLNAAKLTPGELPALVKERERLVHAQSLAQFTSGVAARLVDNDGAVSEVVSRLIKEAHKWASFDPKLAEVSERLNALRPEIDDLADTCRDLAERFEADPERLGEVEKRIGLLKKLQTRYGKTPDELLAYRDTLDEKEAELQEQEDNLSGIDGHLRAAYAEMRDAANVLSKGRAKVAKKLAGDAQKHLADLGMPKAKLDAVIELINLPDDPMAGDIPAFGIDQLELILMANPGEPARPLRKVASGGELSRTMLALKTVLAAHDPVRTLVVFDEIDSNVGGRLGDMLGQKLSTLGQSHQVLCVTHLPQVASYAGYQWTIRKESTTKRTATTITPLLTDESRVEELAIMLRGESRSETTRKEAAEMLNAAKLLRAG; encoded by the coding sequence ATGCTCCGCGAAGTATCCGTCCAAAATCTGGCCCTGATCGAAGACGTGCGGGTCGAACTGCACGCAGGGTTCTGCGCGTGGACCGGCGAGACCGGGGCCGGCAAGTCGCTGCTGCTCGGCGCCCTTGGGTTGCTCCTCGGCGAGCGCGGCAGCGCCGACCTGATCCGCACCGGGGCGGACGAGTTGCGCGTAACTGGGCGGTTCGAGCTGACCCGCCCCGAGCAGCGCGAGGCCGCGTCCCAGGCCCTCCAAACGGCCGTCGAAGAGGACGACCTCATCCTCACCCGCCGGCTCTCACGATCGGGCCGCAGTTCGGCCCTCGTGAACGACGTGCCCGTCGCCGTTTCGACCCTGCGGCGGATCGGCGAAATGCTGGTGGACGTTCACGGCCAGCGCGAGAGCTACTCGCTCCTCCAGCCCGCGTACCAGCTCGAACTGCTTGACGCGTTCGGCCGCCTCACCGACCTGCGCAAGAAGTACCTCGAGAAAGCGGAGAAGGTGCGCGAGCTGCGGTCGCAGTTCAAGAACCTGGCCGACGCGCGGGCGGCGCGCCAGCGCGAGCTGGCGCTGGTCCGGTTCGAGCGCGAAGACCTCAACGCCGCAAAGCTCACGCCGGGCGAGCTGCCGGCCCTCGTGAAAGAGCGCGAGCGGCTCGTTCACGCGCAGAGCCTCGCCCAGTTCACGAGCGGGGTCGCGGCCCGCCTCGTGGACAACGACGGGGCCGTTTCGGAAGTGGTGAGCCGCCTGATTAAAGAGGCGCACAAATGGGCGTCGTTCGACCCGAAGCTCGCGGAGGTGAGCGAGCGGCTCAACGCCCTGCGCCCGGAGATCGACGACCTCGCCGACACGTGCCGCGACCTCGCCGAGCGTTTCGAGGCCGACCCCGAGCGGCTGGGCGAGGTCGAAAAACGCATCGGACTGCTGAAGAAGCTCCAAACCCGCTACGGCAAGACGCCCGACGAGCTCCTCGCGTACCGCGACACCCTCGACGAAAAGGAAGCGGAACTTCAGGAGCAGGAAGACAACCTGAGCGGAATTGACGGCCACCTCCGCGCCGCCTACGCCGAAATGCGCGACGCCGCCAACGTCCTGAGTAAGGGACGGGCCAAGGTGGCGAAGAAGCTCGCGGGGGACGCACAAAAGCACCTCGCCGACCTCGGCATGCCCAAGGCCAAGCTCGACGCCGTCATTGAACTCATCAACCTGCCGGACGACCCGATGGCGGGCGACATCCCGGCGTTCGGCATCGATCAACTGGAACTGATCCTGATGGCGAACCCGGGCGAACCGGCCCGGCCGCTCCGGAAGGTGGCCAGCGGCGGTGAGCTGTCGCGCACCATGCTGGCGCTCAAAACGGTGCTGGCGGCGCACGACCCGGTGCGCACGCTGGTGGTGTTCGACGAGATCGACTCGAACGTCGGCGGCCGGCTCGGGGACATGCTCGGCCAGAAGCTCTCGACGCTGGGCCAGTCGCACCAGGTGCTGTGCGTGACACACTTGCCGCAAGTGGCGAGCTACGCCGGGTACCAGTGGACCATCCGTAAGGAGTCCACCACGAAGCGCACCGCCACCACGATCACCCCGTTGCTGACCGATGAATCCCGGGTGGAAGAGCTGGCGATCATGCTGCGGGGCGAGTCGCGCAGCGAAACGACCCGCAAGGAGGCGGCGGAGATGCTCAACGCGGCCAAGCTCTTGCGGGCAGGGTGA
- a CDS encoding ISAs1-like element ISGob5 family transposase, with translation MSAAPGPRPLIEYLSQIPDPRVELKCFHDLIDVLMIVTCGTIVGADDFVSIAEFARAKESWFRDRLGLTLRNGIPSHDTLNRVFALVRPEAFGRCFRAWVADAAEGLRVPHIPIDGKTMRGSKRVTGTGARKATHIVSAWAQQLGLTLAQVKTDEKSNEITAIPELLERLDLAGALVSIDAMGTQKDIAQQIVAAKGDYLLAVKDNQPRLLEDIQRLAEGALEASYAGRSTDLNEGTGHGREEMRFCFVIDDLESIRDRNVWPRLRSVVVLVSSRTVAGRTSDEVRYYISSRKASAKRFQTWIRAHWCIENSCHWVLDVAFREDDHRLREGHGPQNMALVRKIALAMLKKANAKCGIKNRRLKAGWDNTYLEQVLLKNPED, from the coding sequence ATGAGTGCCGCCCCCGGCCCACGCCCGTTAATCGAGTACCTGTCCCAGATCCCGGATCCGCGGGTCGAGTTGAAGTGCTTCCACGACTTGATTGATGTACTCATGATCGTGACCTGTGGGACGATCGTCGGGGCCGATGACTTCGTGTCGATCGCCGAGTTCGCGCGGGCCAAGGAGTCCTGGTTCCGGGACCGGCTGGGGCTGACGCTGCGCAACGGGATTCCGTCCCACGACACCCTCAACCGGGTGTTCGCGCTGGTCCGCCCGGAGGCGTTCGGGCGGTGCTTCCGGGCGTGGGTCGCGGACGCCGCCGAGGGCCTCCGGGTGCCCCACATCCCGATCGACGGGAAGACCATGCGGGGGTCCAAGCGGGTCACCGGCACGGGGGCTCGCAAGGCCACACACATCGTCAGCGCATGGGCTCAGCAGTTGGGCCTCACGTTGGCCCAGGTGAAGACCGACGAGAAGTCCAACGAGATCACCGCGATCCCGGAACTGCTGGAGCGGCTGGACCTCGCGGGGGCCCTGGTGAGCATCGACGCGATGGGCACCCAGAAGGACATCGCCCAGCAGATCGTGGCCGCCAAGGGGGACTACCTGCTGGCGGTCAAGGACAACCAGCCGCGGCTGCTCGAGGACATCCAGCGGTTGGCCGAGGGGGCCCTAGAGGCGAGCTACGCGGGCCGCTCGACCGACCTCAACGAAGGAACGGGCCACGGGCGCGAGGAGATGCGGTTCTGCTTCGTGATCGACGACCTGGAGTCGATCCGGGACCGGAATGTGTGGCCCCGGTTGCGGTCCGTCGTGGTGCTCGTCAGCAGCCGCACGGTCGCCGGTAGGACGAGCGACGAGGTGCGGTATTACATCAGCTCGCGGAAGGCATCGGCCAAGCGGTTCCAAACGTGGATCCGGGCTCATTGGTGCATCGAGAATTCATGCCATTGGGTGCTGGATGTCGCGTTCCGAGAAGACGACCACCGACTCCGTGAAGGGCACGGCCCGCAGAATATGGCCCTCGTGCGCAAGATCGCCTTGGCGATGTTGAAGAAGGCAAACGCCAAATGTGGGATCAAGAACCGGCGACTCAAGGCCGGATGGGATAATACCTACCTCGAACAGGTACTACTGAAAAATCCCGAGGATTGA